A genomic window from Sulfurimonas paralvinellae includes:
- a CDS encoding KdsC family phosphatase translates to MIKLLVLDVDGCLTDGKIIYTSNSSEIKEFNVKDGLAIASWIKMGHHVAIITGRNSAIVKRRSDELQIQHLQQGVNDKATALRELVSSLGLEFYEVAAIGDDLNDYEMLSMAGRSFTPKDGVKDIQEIVDTVLSKKGGDAAVREMIDIIIEENDQKDEFLSLWIKE, encoded by the coding sequence ATGATTAAGCTGTTGGTTCTAGATGTCGATGGTTGTTTAACCGATGGTAAAATTATATACACCAGCAACTCTTCTGAGATAAAAGAGTTCAATGTAAAAGACGGGTTGGCAATCGCAAGCTGGATAAAAATGGGACATCATGTTGCCATTATTACGGGAAGAAACTCTGCTATCGTCAAAAGACGCTCAGATGAGTTGCAAATTCAACACCTGCAACAGGGTGTCAATGACAAAGCGACGGCACTGCGTGAGCTTGTTAGTTCTTTAGGGTTGGAGTTCTATGAAGTGGCTGCTATCGGTGACGATTTGAATGATTATGAGATGCTCTCTATGGCTGGGCGAAGCTTTACGCCAAAAGATGGTGTAAAAGATATACAAGAGATCGTCGATACGGTGCTTAGTAAAAAAGGCGGTGATGCAGCGGTGCGTGAGATGATTGATATTATCATTGAAGAAAATGACCAAAAAGATGAATTTTTATCTCTTTGGATCAAGGAGTAG
- the lptC gene encoding LPS export ABC transporter periplasmic protein LptC, producing MLASIYIFFKPLNIKQQAFVDVPLFEIKDFTMYELDPTGLHTIMLGSTATRYSNRYTVKDIDYTDNKNKEYIANMQANNGIYKNDIVTLTGNVTYTRDDGLTFKTQKAVYNKKTSDVVSNVGYVAYMNDSVLRGSYIKYNNEKNRIFSKNVRAKIQLQER from the coding sequence GTGCTGGCAAGTATCTATATCTTTTTTAAGCCTTTGAACATCAAACAGCAGGCTTTTGTCGATGTGCCTCTTTTTGAAATCAAAGATTTTACTATGTATGAGCTTGACCCAACAGGACTGCATACTATAATGCTTGGAAGTACTGCTACACGTTACTCAAACAGGTATACGGTAAAAGATATAGACTATACTGATAATAAAAACAAAGAGTACATTGCAAATATGCAGGCAAATAACGGGATATATAAAAATGACATTGTAACATTGACGGGGAATGTCACTTATACGAGAGATGACGGCCTCACTTTTAAAACGCAAAAAGCAGTTTATAACAAAAAAACTTCCGATGTCGTCAGTAATGTAGGTTATGTTGCCTACATGAATGACAGCGTTCTCAGAGGTTCATATATAAAATATAACAATGAGAAAAATAGAATTTTTTCAAAAAATGTTAGAGCAAAAATTCAACTACAAGAGAGATAA
- a CDS encoding septal ring lytic transglycosylase RlpA family protein has product MSRSLCFLAIATLFFSACSTRGPGAFRSYNYAPSSTSKTYCDDKSAYCATPPKKKYSKATMRPYVVHGKKYYPQVVSVGDTFRGNASWYGPNFHGKYTSNGERYNMWAMTAAHKTLPMNTIVKVTNRRNGKSTVVRINDRGPFVSTRIIDLSKAAASKISMIGTGTAPVTLEVLGFEGKGKRSIPTKKELKKLPQKMSMTGKYAIQIGSFSKIQGALLTQEKYDNTDGYKTIIKDVDGDDGRMFKVWLTGFKGEQEARDYKANGKFRNAFIVRED; this is encoded by the coding sequence ATGAGTAGAAGTCTCTGTTTTTTAGCAATAGCGACGCTCTTTTTTAGTGCCTGTAGTACAAGAGGGCCGGGGGCATTCAGAAGTTACAACTATGCACCATCTTCAACATCAAAAACATACTGTGACGATAAAAGTGCCTACTGTGCAACGCCGCCGAAAAAGAAGTACTCAAAAGCGACGATGCGTCCTTATGTCGTTCACGGGAAAAAATACTATCCGCAGGTTGTCAGCGTAGGAGATACTTTCCGTGGGAATGCAAGCTGGTATGGTCCGAACTTTCATGGAAAATATACATCTAACGGTGAGAGATACAATATGTGGGCAATGACAGCGGCACACAAAACACTGCCGATGAACACCATTGTAAAAGTGACCAACAGAAGAAACGGAAAAAGTACTGTTGTGCGTATTAACGACAGGGGTCCATTTGTCTCTACAAGGATCATTGACCTTTCAAAAGCAGCGGCTTCGAAGATAAGTATGATTGGAACGGGGACTGCTCCTGTGACTTTGGAAGTGCTTGGGTTTGAAGGAAAAGGCAAGCGAAGTATTCCAACGAAAAAAGAGCTGAAAAAGTTACCGCAGAAGATGTCCATGACAGGAAAATATGCAATTCAAATCGGTTCATTTTCCAAGATACAAGGCGCACTGCTCACGCAAGAGAAGTATGACAATACGGATGGATATAAAACCATCATCAAAGATGTGGATGGTGATGACGGGCGTATGTTTAAGGTATGGTTGACAGGTTTTAAAGGTGAGCAGGAAGCCAGAGACTATAAAGCAAACGGAAAATTTAGAAATGCATTTATTGTACGGGAGGATTAG
- the yihA gene encoding ribosome biogenesis GTP-binding protein YihA/YsxC, translated as MVDIVDAKFITSAPNYKAAPESDENNEVVFMARSNVGKSSLLNALTDHKGLAKVSSTPGKTKLINYFDVTFMNRETSEKLVAKFVDLPGFGYAKVSKAQKHDWEKNLTDYISNREQIKIFIHLIDCRHPHLEIDTQVSEFLFAHAREDQYIIQIFTKIDKLNQKEQSALRREFPNALMVSSAKKRGTKKIIKEIYDILKESEDAIDED; from the coding sequence ATGGTTGATATCGTTGATGCAAAATTCATAACATCGGCTCCAAATTATAAAGCGGCACCCGAATCGGACGAAAATAATGAAGTTGTCTTTATGGCACGTTCAAATGTCGGAAAAAGCTCACTTTTAAATGCTTTGACGGATCATAAAGGACTTGCAAAGGTCTCTTCTACACCGGGAAAGACAAAGCTGATAAACTATTTTGATGTGACATTTATGAACAGAGAGACTTCTGAAAAACTTGTAGCCAAGTTCGTAGATTTGCCTGGTTTTGGTTATGCGAAGGTTTCAAAGGCACAGAAGCATGACTGGGAGAAGAATCTCACTGATTATATATCAAACAGAGAGCAGATAAAGATATTTATTCATCTTATCGATTGCCGTCATCCGCATCTTGAGATCGATACACAGGTAAGCGAGTTTTTATTTGCTCACGCAAGAGAAGATCAGTATATCATTCAGATATTTACAAAGATCGATAAACTCAACCAAAAAGAGCAGAGTGCCCTGCGACGTGAGTTTCCAAATGCTCTTATGGTCTCAAGCGCTAAAAAACGCGGGACAAAAAAGATCATCAAAGAGATCTATGATATCTTAAAAGAGAGTGAAGACGCAATCGATGAAGATTGA
- a CDS encoding AAA family ATPase, which yields MIERFYLKDYLSFEESELELKSGLIVFTGPSGSGKSILMESILSSVGGSSCDASVCESSVTWEIDEDACGIENDDINVFKHIKKEKSRYFINNQSLSRKAISAVASKYLRHLSLKDFSDFENENLLNILDARIEAKSHDIMALKEKYRETFTEYHWTQHELQVIEEEEKKIVELKEFAAFEIQKIEDVNPAAGEDEDLLEIKKELSRKEKVLESIGGATEIFNYEHLVSSALESLDVESSFFDDAMNELRAVFDSAEERFNALEDVDVEEVLNRIEELGGLKRRYGSIEEALEYKEQKKIELAKYENIEIEKHGLEQKYEQLSEEVTALADELSSLREAELPFFEADLNAYLKSLYLREAKVTMQKRSYDKAGQDAINIELSGTKLDKISTGEFNRLRLAVLALKSEFMNKNGGVLMLDEIDANLSGEESMSVAKVLKKLSKHFQIFVISHQPQLTSMGDQHFLVYKDGNISKTKELNLQERVDEIARIISGENISDEAKKFAKELLEAS from the coding sequence ATGATAGAAAGATTTTACTTAAAAGATTACCTTAGTTTTGAAGAGAGTGAGCTTGAGCTGAAAAGTGGGCTTATTGTTTTTACGGGGCCGAGTGGGAGTGGGAAGTCCATACTTATGGAGTCCATTTTGTCTTCTGTTGGTGGATCTTCGTGTGATGCTTCTGTTTGTGAGTCGAGTGTCACATGGGAGATAGATGAGGATGCCTGCGGGATAGAAAACGATGATATCAATGTCTTTAAGCACATCAAAAAAGAGAAGTCACGTTACTTTATCAACAACCAATCTCTCTCACGCAAGGCCATTTCTGCTGTAGCTTCAAAGTATCTGCGTCATTTGAGCTTGAAAGATTTTTCTGACTTTGAAAATGAGAACCTGCTCAATATCTTGGATGCGCGCATCGAAGCGAAGTCACATGACATCATGGCTTTAAAAGAGAAATATAGAGAGACATTTACAGAGTACCACTGGACGCAGCATGAACTGCAGGTCATAGAAGAGGAAGAGAAAAAGATAGTTGAACTCAAAGAGTTTGCGGCCTTTGAGATACAAAAGATCGAAGATGTCAATCCTGCTGCAGGTGAAGATGAGGATCTTTTGGAGATAAAAAAAGAGCTCTCACGCAAGGAGAAAGTGCTTGAGAGCATCGGTGGGGCTACGGAGATATTTAACTATGAGCACTTGGTCTCATCGGCTTTGGAGAGTTTGGATGTGGAAAGCAGCTTTTTTGATGATGCCATGAATGAACTGCGTGCTGTTTTTGACAGTGCAGAGGAGCGATTTAATGCGCTTGAAGATGTAGATGTAGAAGAAGTTCTTAACCGCATTGAAGAGCTTGGCGGCTTGAAGCGTCGTTATGGAAGCATTGAAGAGGCTTTGGAGTACAAAGAGCAGAAGAAAATAGAACTAGCAAAGTATGAGAACATAGAGATAGAAAAACATGGTCTTGAGCAGAAGTACGAGCAGTTGTCAGAAGAAGTTACGGCTTTGGCCGATGAACTCTCAAGCCTGCGTGAGGCAGAGCTGCCGTTTTTTGAAGCAGATCTCAATGCTTACTTGAAGAGTCTCTATCTGCGTGAGGCAAAAGTTACAATGCAAAAGAGATCATACGACAAAGCAGGGCAGGATGCAATCAACATAGAGCTAAGCGGTACAAAACTGGACAAGATCTCTACGGGGGAGTTCAATCGTCTTCGCTTGGCTGTACTGGCACTCAAGTCAGAATTTATGAATAAAAACGGCGGTGTATTGATGCTTGATGAGATAGATGCAAACCTCAGTGGTGAGGAGTCTATGAGTGTGGCAAAAGTGCTCAAAAAGCTCTCCAAACATTTTCAGATCTTTGTCATTTCACACCAACCGCAGCTTACTTCCATGGGCGATCAGCACTTTTTGGTCTATAAAGATGGTAATATTTCAAAAACAAAAGAGCTCAACTTGCAAGAGCGTGTTGATGAGATAGCAAGAATCATTAGTGGTGAAAACATCTCAGACGAAGCGAAAAAATTTGCAAAAGAGCTTCTGGAGGCAAGTTAG
- a CDS encoding lytic transglycosylase domain-containing protein: MIIRYLITLFFPFVLFANLTYDVNTDKELELLNSFDIEPSFLYDPVMNSMKRKTLSKDKHFFRAMKDAYLFIPAIKNTLSKYDVPQEFLYLAMAESNFHTKAYSKKRAAGLWQFMPATAKHFHLKIDEYVDERRDLIKSTEAAAKYLSALHKRFGKWYLAAIAYNCGGGRLNQAIKKAGTDDLAVLLDQKKKYIPRESRNYIRKIVALALIGSDEQYLLHSEYEYLLNRANAYSISTVKLSSGESLARISKLIHIPLKDLKKLNRHLKYDFVPPYKKGCNVYIPYIKLAEFKQKYTKESIKNIYRVHVVTRGDNLSYIGKKYGVSYRVIKDFNHLKSNRLHLKQKIIIPIPKKSALKKISSKHYYMVKKGDSLESIAKAHKISVQNIRLQNHIRGSLIRVGDRLRLYE; this comes from the coding sequence ATGATAATAAGATATTTAATTACACTATTTTTCCCTTTCGTTCTTTTTGCAAACCTCACTTATGATGTAAATACAGACAAAGAGTTAGAGCTTTTAAACTCTTTTGACATAGAACCCTCATTTCTTTATGACCCGGTCATGAACAGCATGAAAAGAAAGACGCTTTCAAAGGACAAACACTTCTTTCGTGCGATGAAAGATGCGTATCTCTTTATACCTGCCATTAAAAATACACTCTCAAAATATGACGTACCGCAGGAGTTTTTGTACCTTGCTATGGCAGAGTCGAACTTTCATACAAAAGCCTATTCTAAAAAACGTGCAGCAGGTCTATGGCAGTTTATGCCGGCTACAGCGAAACATTTTCATTTAAAAATTGACGAATACGTTGATGAGCGACGTGACCTTATCAAGTCAACTGAAGCTGCTGCAAAATATCTCTCCGCGCTTCACAAGCGTTTTGGAAAGTGGTACTTGGCTGCCATTGCGTACAACTGTGGCGGCGGAAGACTGAATCAGGCGATTAAAAAAGCGGGTACGGACGACCTTGCTGTTCTTTTGGATCAAAAAAAGAAGTACATTCCACGTGAGAGCAGAAACTATATTCGTAAGATCGTTGCACTTGCTTTGATCGGCAGTGATGAGCAGTATTTACTGCATAGTGAGTACGAATACCTTTTAAATCGTGCAAATGCTTACTCAATCTCTACCGTAAAGCTTTCAAGCGGAGAGTCATTGGCTAGAATCTCAAAGCTCATCCATATTCCGTTAAAAGATCTCAAAAAGCTTAACAGACACCTGAAATATGACTTCGTTCCGCCATATAAAAAAGGATGCAATGTCTACATTCCATACATCAAGTTGGCAGAATTCAAGCAAAAGTATACAAAAGAGTCTATAAAAAACATCTACAGAGTACATGTTGTCACTCGAGGGGATAATCTTTCGTACATCGGTAAAAAGTATGGTGTCTCTTATCGTGTCATCAAAGATTTCAACCATTTGAAAAGCAACAGGCTTCATTTAAAACAAAAGATCATTATTCCTATTCCTAAAAAAAGTGCGCTTAAAAAGATATCTTCGAAGCATTACTATATGGTTAAAAAAGGAGACTCTTTGGAGTCTATAGCAAAGGCACACAAAATAAGTGTTCAAAATATACGCCTGCAAAACCATATTCGCGGTTCTTTGATAAGAGTCGGGGACAGGTTGAGATTATATGAGTAG
- the amrB gene encoding AmmeMemoRadiSam system protein B codes for MSLRKDAVAGQFYPVDKLEITQMFDHYNKIIDDALQDKSILAIKPRAIIVPHAGYVYSAFTANIAFRVLQNTHAKRVVVIGPSHRVYLKGVSVAKYDSYETPFGNLKIDITLADELMKRFGVIFQSDAHAEHSTEVQMPFIKNYMGDVSVLELVYGQEDPAHLAEIIDYLLEDKDTVVVISTDLSHYYDIDKANKLDSICLDAVASLNPAELHQGCEACGKIGVEAILHVAKKRGYQATLLDYRTSADASGDKSQVVGYMSAAFS; via the coding sequence ATGAGTTTACGAAAAGACGCTGTTGCCGGACAGTTTTATCCGGTTGACAAATTAGAGATAACACAAATGTTCGATCATTACAACAAGATCATAGATGATGCCCTGCAGGACAAATCCATTCTTGCGATCAAGCCACGTGCCATCATTGTACCTCACGCAGGGTATGTTTACTCCGCTTTTACGGCAAACATCGCTTTTCGGGTACTGCAAAATACGCATGCAAAACGTGTGGTTGTCATAGGACCTAGTCATCGGGTCTATCTTAAGGGGGTAAGCGTAGCCAAATATGACAGCTACGAAACACCTTTTGGAAATTTAAAGATAGACATCACTTTAGCAGATGAATTAATGAAGCGCTTTGGAGTTATATTTCAAAGTGATGCTCACGCAGAGCACTCGACAGAGGTGCAAATGCCTTTTATCAAGAACTATATGGGTGATGTATCTGTCCTAGAACTTGTTTATGGTCAAGAAGATCCGGCACATCTCGCAGAGATCATTGACTATCTTTTAGAAGACAAAGATACTGTCGTCGTTATCAGTACAGACCTGAGTCACTACTACGACATCGACAAAGCAAATAAACTTGACAGCATCTGCCTCGATGCCGTCGCCAGTCTCAACCCTGCAGAGTTACATCAGGGGTGTGAAGCGTGTGGAAAAATAGGTGTGGAAGCCATACTGCATGTCGCCAAAAAAAGAGGCTATCAAGCGACTCTGCTGGATTATCGCACAAGTGCAGATGCCAGTGGTGACAAATCACAGGTCGTCGGCTATATGAGTGCGGCTTTTAGTTAA
- a CDS encoding TatD family hydrolase has translation MIIDTHIHLDDARYDEDLDDVLDRAREGGVERFIIPGADISTLEKAVGIAEKYDDVYFAIGVHPYDKEGYDESYFTKYVGHEKCVAIGECGMDYFRLEGSDEEKEREKEEQKRVFVAQIELAKRYKKPLIVHIRNASHDAKMILLEHNAGEVGGVLHCFNADDELLSLADENFYFGIGGVLTFKNAKKLVNILPRIPKEKLIIETDGPYLTPTPHRGERNEPFYTTLVADKMAELLNMSREEIENLTTQNALKLFHIS, from the coding sequence ATGATAATAGATACACATATACATTTGGATGATGCAAGATATGATGAAGATTTGGATGATGTTCTAGATCGTGCGCGTGAGGGTGGGGTAGAGCGTTTCATCATTCCAGGTGCAGATATAAGTACGCTTGAAAAAGCTGTCGGCATAGCCGAGAAGTATGATGATGTCTATTTTGCAATTGGTGTGCATCCTTATGACAAAGAGGGGTATGATGAGAGCTATTTTACCAAGTATGTCGGGCATGAGAAGTGTGTGGCTATCGGTGAATGCGGGATGGATTACTTTCGTTTAGAAGGGAGTGATGAGGAGAAAGAGCGCGAGAAAGAGGAGCAAAAGAGAGTCTTTGTTGCGCAGATAGAACTGGCAAAGAGGTACAAAAAGCCGCTTATAGTACATATTCGCAATGCTTCACATGATGCAAAGATGATACTTTTAGAACATAATGCCGGTGAAGTCGGCGGTGTTCTGCATTGTTTCAATGCTGATGACGAGCTTTTAAGTCTGGCGGATGAGAACTTTTATTTCGGTATTGGCGGTGTGCTGACATTTAAGAACGCTAAGAAGCTTGTAAATATACTGCCTCGCATTCCAAAAGAGAAGTTAATTATTGAAACAGATGGGCCGTATCTCACGCCGACACCTCACAGAGGGGAGAGAAATGAGCCGTTTTATACAACATTGGTTGCTGATAAAATGGCAGAATTACTCAATATGTCCCGTGAAGAAATTGAAAATTTGACCACGCAAAATGCCCTAAAACTCTTTCATATTTCTTAA
- the amrS gene encoding AmmeMemoRadiSam system radical SAM enzyme: protein MNYYKNIPNKEKIMCLLCQHYCQMKEGQVGICGVNKNENGELKTLVYGHPSALNVDPVEKKPLYHLLPSTTALSLGTVGCNFQCPFCQNWQISQERKVDESVYISPERMVELAIENGSDSIAYTYNEPTIFYPYAKDIGVIAKAKGLKNIFVTNGFESPEVVKDMASWLDAANVDLKSWDDAYYKKILKGGLEAVKETLRGMVKEGIWVEVTTLLIEGENDSDADLKAMASFIADELGKHVPWHLSAFHPDYKMQDHEYTKLQTLERAQKIAKEAGLEYVYLGNVPVHGDTYCPDCGTLLIDRTGYSITKNLLVDGHCPKCNREIEGVWK from the coding sequence ATGAACTATTATAAAAATATACCTAATAAAGAAAAAATTATGTGTCTACTGTGTCAGCATTATTGTCAGATGAAAGAGGGGCAAGTCGGTATCTGCGGTGTCAATAAAAATGAAAACGGAGAGCTAAAAACACTTGTTTACGGACATCCAAGTGCTTTAAATGTTGATCCTGTCGAGAAAAAACCTCTTTACCACCTTTTACCCAGCACTACTGCTCTCTCACTCGGAACGGTCGGGTGCAATTTCCAATGCCCGTTTTGTCAAAACTGGCAGATATCGCAGGAACGAAAAGTAGATGAGAGTGTATACATCTCTCCGGAGCGAATGGTCGAGTTGGCCATTGAAAACGGATCGGATTCTATTGCCTATACCTATAATGAACCGACTATCTTCTACCCTTATGCCAAAGATATCGGGGTTATTGCAAAAGCCAAAGGTCTTAAAAATATCTTTGTGACCAATGGTTTTGAATCACCCGAAGTTGTCAAAGATATGGCTTCCTGGCTTGATGCGGCAAATGTCGACCTCAAAAGCTGGGATGATGCCTACTATAAAAAAATACTCAAAGGCGGTCTTGAAGCTGTCAAAGAGACACTTCGCGGCATGGTTAAAGAAGGTATCTGGGTAGAGGTAACCACACTGCTCATCGAAGGTGAAAACGACAGTGACGCAGACTTAAAAGCTATGGCGTCATTCATAGCCGACGAACTTGGAAAGCATGTTCCATGGCATTTGAGTGCATTTCATCCTGACTATAAGATGCAGGATCATGAGTACACCAAACTGCAGACTTTGGAACGTGCACAGAAAATTGCCAAAGAAGCAGGACTTGAGTATGTTTACTTAGGCAATGTTCCTGTTCATGGGGACACGTACTGTCCGGACTGCGGAACACTTTTAATAGACAGAACAGGTTACAGCATAACGAAAAATCTGCTCGTTGACGGACACTGTCCAAAATGTAACAGAGAGATAGAAGGAGTATGGAAATGA
- a CDS encoding polysaccharide deacetylase family protein, with amino-acid sequence MLQKTVLFVLVSMFLTSTLFGMQKHVVILQYHRFDENKYPTTSISMKLFTQQMEYLTQHHYNIWPLSKVVRYLQQKKPLPDKTVVISIDDAYRSTYTKAYPLLKKYHLPFTLFVSTLPVDHGSKNYLTWDMMREMAKNGAEFANHTYSHQYLVRDRLKDPQDKQYIVDEIQKSQEKLEKELGNSVATKPKMLAYPFGEYDKNLMHITKELGYVGVAQNSGPISSESDFMALRRFPMSGGYGEMEQFVVKINTLPLPLLSVEDEDTIVDESNNPPLLTLSLQKPLKGFQCFNANGEKLKMQWMSDTQVTVQSSKPLAYPRDHYTCTAPTQNKESWYWYSHLWVVLQKQP; translated from the coding sequence ATGCTTCAAAAAACAGTGTTGTTTGTACTTGTAAGTATGTTTTTAACGAGTACATTGTTTGGTATGCAAAAACATGTAGTCATCTTGCAGTATCACAGGTTCGATGAGAACAAATACCCGACAACGAGTATCTCAATGAAGCTTTTTACACAACAGATGGAGTATCTCACGCAGCATCATTATAATATATGGCCGCTTTCCAAAGTAGTGCGCTATCTGCAGCAAAAAAAACCGCTTCCGGATAAGACAGTTGTTATAAGCATTGATGATGCCTATAGAAGTACTTATACCAAAGCGTACCCGCTGTTAAAGAAATATCATCTGCCGTTTACACTTTTTGTCAGTACTCTGCCTGTTGATCACGGTTCCAAAAATTACTTAACCTGGGATATGATGCGTGAGATGGCTAAAAACGGTGCCGAATTTGCCAATCATACCTATTCGCATCAGTATCTTGTTCGAGACAGATTGAAAGATCCACAAGATAAACAATATATTGTCGATGAAATCCAAAAATCTCAAGAAAAGCTGGAAAAAGAGCTAGGCAACAGTGTAGCAACAAAGCCGAAGATGCTGGCATATCCTTTTGGTGAATACGATAAAAATCTTATGCATATAACAAAAGAGCTTGGCTATGTCGGTGTTGCCCAGAATTCCGGACCCATTTCAAGCGAAAGTGATTTTATGGCTTTGCGACGTTTTCCAATGTCGGGAGGGTATGGAGAGATGGAACAGTTTGTAGTGAAGATAAATACACTGCCGCTTCCTTTGTTATCGGTTGAGGATGAAGATACCATTGTAGATGAAAGTAATAATCCGCCGCTTTTAACGTTGAGCTTGCAAAAACCGCTTAAAGGCTTTCAATGTTTTAATGCCAATGGAGAAAAGTTGAAGATGCAGTGGATGAGTGATACTCAGGTGACAGTCCAGTCATCAAAGCCTTTGGCGTATCCGAGAGATCACTATACTTGTACCGCACCTACTCAAAATAAAGAGAGTTGGTACTGGTACTCTCATCTCTGGGTTGTTCTTCAAAAACAGCCTTAA
- the hisB gene encoding imidazoleglycerol-phosphate dehydratase HisB yields MITKTRTTKETDITVAMDINGVGKSNIDTGVGFLDHMLESFSKHSLIDLDITCKGDTHIDDHHSVEDVGIVLGSLLAEAIYPVQNMERFGSANIVMDEACVSCDLDLSNRPFLVYELDVHGKVGQFDTELVEEFFRAFVLNARISMHIIELRGKNKHHIIEAAFKAVAVAIRRATAKNERVGIPSTKDVL; encoded by the coding sequence ATGATAACAAAGACGAGAACAACAAAAGAGACAGATATAACAGTAGCGATGGATATCAATGGAGTCGGGAAAAGCAATATAGATACAGGTGTGGGTTTTTTAGATCACATGCTTGAGAGTTTTTCAAAACACTCGTTGATCGATCTTGACATCACTTGTAAAGGTGATACGCACATAGATGACCACCACAGTGTAGAAGATGTTGGTATTGTGTTGGGTTCTTTACTTGCTGAAGCTATTTATCCTGTGCAAAATATGGAGCGTTTTGGGAGTGCAAATATTGTTATGGATGAAGCCTGTGTGAGCTGTGATCTTGATCTTTCCAATCGTCCATTTTTGGTTTATGAACTTGATGTCCACGGAAAAGTAGGGCAGTTCGATACGGAACTTGTTGAAGAGTTCTTTAGAGCCTTTGTTTTGAATGCACGTATTTCAATGCACATCATAGAGTTGCGAGGAAAGAACAAGCACCACATCATTGAAGCGGCTTTTAAAGCTGTAGCCGTAGCCATTCGCCGTGCAACAGCAAAAAATGAGCGTGTCGGTATACCTAGCACGAAAGATGTTCTATGA
- a CDS encoding DUF6194 family protein — protein sequence MTPKDIKEYIIENFEGVIPKSSWGETSFFYNPNKALPNGVYFCTIKEKDGDNDKASYLDRDNVFRFSIGISKQSFQNLFNNKFKRPAKGDIIESSFNFKELDLITPHPIYGWMNWICILNPTKESFDDIKDFLDESYGLAVEKFDKKIK from the coding sequence ATGACACCAAAAGATATAAAAGAATATATCATTGAAAATTTTGAAGGAGTAATCCCTAAATCAAGTTGGGGTGAAACTTCATTTTTTTATAATCCAAATAAAGCTTTACCAAATGGTGTTTATTTTTGTACTATCAAAGAAAAAGATGGAGATAATGATAAAGCATCATATTTAGATAGAGACAATGTGTTTAGATTTAGTATTGGAATTTCAAAGCAAAGTTTTCAAAATCTTTTTAATAATAAATTTAAACGACCAGCCAAAGGTGATATCATAGAAAGTAGTTTTAATTTTAAAGAACTTGATTTGATTACTCCACATCCAATATATGGATGGATGAATTGGATTTGTATTTTAAATCCAACCAAGGAAAGCTTTGATGATATAAAAGACTTTTTGGATGAAAGTTATGGGTTAGCTGTTGAGAAGTTTGATAAGAAAATAAAGTAA
- the lptA gene encoding lipopolysaccharide transport periplasmic protein LptA, which translates to MKNSIILLLLSSFILLLDAQELKVKSNSFTSDQNSGISVFSGDVNILKGQDELNASKVTIYVNKEKKPTKFVADGNVSFNITSKDGAVYKGVSGRAIYLPNTKEYYFYENVHLQQLNDKKEIMGDEVVLKTTDGKAYAKGMKKEPVIMIFNIDEEKK; encoded by the coding sequence ATGAAAAATTCGATAATACTTCTTTTACTGTCAAGTTTCATACTGCTGCTTGATGCGCAGGAGCTTAAGGTGAAATCTAACTCTTTTACATCTGATCAAAACAGTGGTATATCTGTTTTCAGTGGTGATGTAAACATCTTAAAAGGGCAGGATGAATTGAATGCTTCAAAGGTAACTATCTATGTAAACAAAGAGAAAAAACCTACAAAGTTCGTAGCAGACGGCAATGTCTCTTTTAATATAACGAGTAAAGATGGTGCTGTTTACAAAGGCGTCTCCGGAAGAGCGATTTATCTACCAAATACAAAAGAGTACTATTTTTATGAAAATGTACACTTGCAGCAACTCAATGATAAAAAAGAGATTATGGGTGATGAAGTTGTCCTAAAAACTACTGATGGCAAGGCATATGCAAAAGGCATGAAAAAAGAGCCGGTCATTATGATATTTAATATAGATGAGGAAAAGAAATAG